Proteins encoded by one window of Candidatus Tiamatella incendiivivens:
- the ubiA gene encoding putative 4-hydroxybenzoate polyprenyltransferase, with protein MNGWDPGRVKQPSRLHLMMRLIRIEHTLFSLPFAYLGAVLSCPSKLDIWNTLLIGLAVLGLRTASMAYNNIADLDIDKENPRTSSRPLVSGIMKLGDAWFLVVLGSIVYFASAILLNETAFMLSPILWILAVTYPHHKRYSPLAHYHLGLVLGFVVFGGAVAVCPESNPPLIWTLQRVPWTYLIAVTLWVAGFDIPYSIQDAGFDRSHGLHSIPAWLGKNMSLWISRLTHLSATILFLIAIPEYHLGIIGIIGTIASAVIIYSQHYIIYRHNGEMTPVAFNLNLLLGLILTIAVILDVLL; from the coding sequence TTGAACGGCTGGGATCCTGGGAGAGTTAAGCAACCTTCCCGGCTACATTTAATGATGCGGTTGATCAGAATAGAGCATACCTTGTTCAGCCTTCCTTTCGCTTATCTTGGCGCGGTTTTATCATGTCCTAGTAAGCTAGACATATGGAATACTCTATTGATAGGGCTAGCTGTCCTAGGGCTTAGGACAGCCTCAATGGCATATAACAATATCGCAGACTTGGATATTGATAAGGAGAATCCTAGAACTAGTAGTAGGCCTCTAGTATCAGGCATAATGAAGCTAGGAGATGCATGGTTCTTGGTTGTCCTAGGATCCATAGTTTACTTCGCCTCTGCAATACTGTTGAATGAGACCGCGTTTATGCTGAGCCCTATACTTTGGATACTAGCCGTAACTTACCCCCATCATAAACGGTATAGCCCGCTTGCTCACTATCATCTGGGCTTGGTCCTAGGGTTTGTTGTATTCGGAGGAGCAGTAGCAGTATGCCCAGAGTCTAATCCGCCTCTGATATGGACACTACAACGTGTGCCTTGGACGTATTTAATAGCAGTTACATTGTGGGTGGCTGGATTCGATATACCATACAGTATTCAGGATGCAGGTTTCGATAGGAGCCATGGACTTCACAGTATCCCGGCTTGGCTGGGTAAAAATATGTCTCTATGGATTAGCCGTTTAACACATTTATCTGCAACGATACTGTTTTTGATCGCGATTCCAGAGTACCATTTGGGGATTATAGGTATAATAGGCACGATCGCATCTGCGGTAATAATCTATTCTCAACACTATATTATATATAGGCATAACGGGGAAATGACTCCTGTTGCTTTCAATCTGAATTTATTGCTTGGGTTAATATTGACTATTGCAGTAATATTAGACGTTTTATTATAA
- a CDS encoding ATP-binding cassette domain-containing protein, translating into MTRVIVNQLYKNVNGKRILEDISLTAVKGEILGIVGPNGIGKTTLLRVLAGIEKPTRGAVVIEGKVGLVPQDDLLLPWKTLYDNIAIGLQFKHIPGDVIRKKIRNVADLLDLYDHLNKYPKEASGGTRRKTAIARALVLDSDILLLDEPYAGLDVSTVQNLGDVLVELKGKGKTLIIVSHQLWELATIADRVLMMNGPPGRIVSEVRISGLDRGERISLLVNETQIYSKRI; encoded by the coding sequence ATGACTAGGGTCATAGTCAATCAGTTATACAAGAATGTCAATGGCAAACGCATCCTCGAAGATATAAGCCTTACAGCCGTTAAAGGAGAAATCCTAGGCATAGTAGGGCCTAATGGTATTGGGAAAACAACTCTTCTTCGAGTCCTAGCAGGTATAGAGAAACCTACACGCGGGGCAGTGGTGATTGAAGGGAAAGTAGGACTTGTACCTCAGGATGACTTGCTTCTACCATGGAAAACACTCTACGATAACATAGCTATAGGCCTGCAATTCAAACATATACCTGGAGACGTGATAAGGAAGAAAATAAGAAATGTAGCAGATCTCCTCGATCTATACGACCACCTAAACAAATACCCAAAAGAGGCCAGCGGGGGGACAAGGAGGAAGACAGCTATAGCCCGTGCCCTGGTATTAGACTCTGATATCCTACTTCTAGACGAGCCCTATGCTGGATTAGATGTTTCAACAGTGCAGAATCTAGGTGATGTGCTGGTCGAATTGAAAGGTAAGGGTAAGACCCTCATTATAGTATCACACCAGTTATGGGAGCTAGCTACAATAGCCGATAGAGTGTTAATGATGAATGGTCCTCCTGGAAGAATTGTCAGCGAAGTAAGAATAAGTGGTCTCGATAGAGGGGAAAGAATATCACTACTAGTAAATGAGACCCAAATCTATAGCAAGCGGATATAG